Proteins from a single region of Amblyomma americanum isolate KBUSLIRL-KWMA chromosome 10, ASM5285725v1, whole genome shotgun sequence:
- the LOC144108732 gene encoding uncharacterized protein LOC144108732 translates to MQVLSPLIVCVMLPGMLCAPWSSAIEHAPLHDAAYGGPINKVLSPLIVCVMLPGMFCAPWSSAIEHAPLHDAAYGGPINKPDWKAPSSATTFNVSTINEQRPSPALCGLGGCATTQFSNPLVFAMQVGGHYSLFSKKTSNYFLVQLPSPQCCLVISVECLHVVHSLLLSCGDIESNPGPDKLDIILDELKKMSSSQTTLVTEVQELKSQLLSMDQKMADFTTRLSTLETHCRNLSTMRTDLEAIQTTTTETTRLVSVLEARLEDVENRSRRNNLIFYGLPDTNPSETYSQSEEIITRHCSQYLDIQLSPIKIERAHRLGRHSQDRQRPIIVKFTSFKTKESVLSKGPKFKDTGYSVGEDFSRRVQNCRKQLIAFAKAKSVSYSLRFKTLHIGPKRYIFYESSETVKETS, encoded by the exons atgcaggtgctctcgCCCCTCATCGTCTGCGTCATGCTCCCTGGCATGCTTTGCGCTCCCTGGTCGAGCGCGATCGAGCATGCGCCCCTGCACGACGCAGCTTACGGAGGTCCCATCAACAAG gtgctctcACCCCTCATCGTCTGCGTCATGCTCCCTGGCATGTTTTGCGCTCCCTGGTCGAGCGCGATCGAGCATGCGCCCCTGCACGACGCAGCTTACGGAGGTCCCATCAACAA ACCAGATTGGAAGGCCCCATCGTCAGCGACTACATTCAACGTGTCAACTATAAATGAACAGCGACCGTCAccggcactctgtgggctcggtggctgtgccacaacacagttctctaatccgctcgtcttcgccatgcaggttggTGGCCATTACAGTCTCTTTTCAAAGAAAACGAGTAACTATTTTTTGGTGCAGCTCCCGAGCCCTCAGTGCTGCCTTGTTATCAGTGTTGAGTGTCTTCACGTTGTTCATTCTTTGTTACTGTCGTGTGGTGATATTGAGAGCAACCCCGGTCCTGACAAGCTAGACATTATTCTTGACGAACTAAAAAAGATGTCTTCTAGCCAGACCACATTAGTAACTGAAGTGCAGGAGCTTAAGAGCCAACTTCTCTCAATGGACCAAAAAATGGCAGATTTCACCACCCGTCTCAGCACTTTAGAAACTCACTGCCGAAATCTGTCTACAATGCGCACTGACCTAGAAGCAATCCAAACCACTACGACCGAAACGACTCGCCTAGTTAGTGTGCTAGAGGCtcgcctggaagacgttgaaaaCCGCTCCCGGCGAAACAACCTAATTTTCTATGGTTTACCTGATACCAACCCCTCTGAAACCTATTCGCAATCCGAAGAAATAATCACTCGCCACTGCTCTCAATACCTTGATATCCAGTTAAGCCCAATCAAAATTGAACGTGCTCACCGCCTCGGAAGACACTCTCAGGATCGGCAACGCCCGATTATCGTCAAATTTACATCCTTCAAAACAAAAGAATCAGTTCTTTCCAAAGGTCCAAAGTTCAAAGATACAGGCTACAGCGTAGGTGAAGATTTTTCGCGCCGCGTCCAGAATTGCCGAAAACAGCTTATAGCTTTCGCTAAGGCAAAGTCTGTGTCTTATTCCCTGCGGTTTAAAACGCTGCATATCGGCCCAAAGCGTTACATTTTTTATGAAAGTTCTGAAACTGTTAAAGAAACATCTTAA